The stretch of DNA GTGTCGGACTCGCGACGGAGTGCGTTGACAGGTGGGGGGGCCATCCCTAGGGTCCCCCCTCCCGATGGGCGCGCTGTTCGACAAGCGGTTGTGGATTGTTTCCGGCAAGGGAGGCGTGGGCAAGAGCACCGTCGCCGCCGCCCTGGCCCTGCGCTCGGCACGCGCGGGCCGCCGAACCCTGGTGTGCGAGGTCAATACCCAGGAGCGCATCAGCGGCCTGCTCGGACACCGCCCCGTGGGCCCCCAGGTCACTGCCCTGGAAGCCAACCTGTGGGCCGTGGACGTGCGCCCCCAGGAGGCCATGCGAGAGTACGCGCTCATGGTCCTGCGCTTCGAGACCCTCTACAAGACGGTCTTCGAGAACAAGGTGGTGCGCTACTTCCTGCGCTTCATCCCCTCGCTGCAGGAGCTGGTGCTGCTCGGGAAGATCCTCTTCCACGCCCAGGAGAAGCGCCCGGATGGCCAGCCCCTGTGGGACACGATCGTCATGGACGCGCCGGCCACGGGCCATGCCATCACCTTCCTCCGGGTGCCCCAGGTGCTCATGCAGACGGTGCCCCCCGGGCCCATGGCCCGCGAGGCACTGAAGATGAAGGATCTCCTGGAGGATCCGGCGGTGACGGCCGCGGTGCTGGTGTCGCTGCCCGAGGACATGCCGGTGAACGAGACACTCGAGTTGCACGCGGCGCTGCGCGACCAGGTGCGGGTGCGCACCCACGCGGCGGTCCTCAACGCCACCTTCCCCGAGCGCTTCACCGAGGATGACCTGGAGGCCCTGGTGGACCACCCCGAGCTGCTCCAGCTCGCCCGGGCCCACCACGCCCGCGCGGCCCAGACGGTGCTCGCGCAGCTCAAGCTGGAGCGCAACCTGCACGTGCCCGTCCACTCCGTGCCGCGCATCTTCACCCCCTGCTTCGACCGCTCGGCCATCGAGCAGATCATGACCCACCTGGAGCCGCTGGTGACGGGGAAGGCGGCCCCATGAACGCGCTGTCAGAAGCCCTCGCGTCCAAGCGCGTCCTGGTATCCGTCGGTTCCGGCGGCGTGGGCAAGACGACCGTCTCCGCGACGCTCGCCCTGCGCGCCGCGGTGGATGGCCGCAGCAGCCTCGTGTGCACCATCGACCCGGCCAAGCGGCTCGCCAACTCGCTCGGGCTCAATGCCCTGGGCAACGTGGAGGCCGAGGTGCCCGCCAGCGCCCTGGAGCCGCTGGGCATCACCGCCCGCGCCCGCCTGCACGCGATGATGCTGGACATGAAGCAGACGTGGGACGATCTCATCGTCAAGAACGCCCCCGCCGACAAGCGCGAGAAGATCCTCGCCAACCGCTTCTACCAGTCCCTGTCCAGCGCGCTCGCCGGCAGCCAGGAGTACGTGGCGATGGAGAAGCTCTGGGAGCTGCGCACCCAGCGCGACTACGAGCTCATCGTGCTCGACACGCCGCCCACCGCGCACGCGCTCGACTTCCTGGAAGCCCCCAACCGGGTGCTGGACTTCCTCGACAACGAGGCCGCCCGGTGGCTGCTCACCCCGGCGCTCGCCGCGGGCAAGGTGGGCCTGTCGCTCTTCAACCTGGGCAGCAGCTACATGGCGAAGACCATCTCCCGCTTCACCGGCACGGAGACGCTGCAGGAGCTGGCCGCCTTCATGCTCTCCATCGCCCCCATGAACGAGAGCTTCCGGGTGCGGGCACGCGGCGTGCGCGAGCTGCTGGAGGCGGAGCAGACAGGCTTCGTCCTGGTGACGAGCCCCGGCCGGGAGCGCCTGGACGAGGTGGTGCACTTCCACGAGCTGCTCGAGCAGAACGAGATGGAGACGGTGGCGGTGGTGGTCAACCGCGTCCACCCGATGCCCTCCCCTTCCCTCTGGGAGGAGGCCCAGAGCCTCGTTCCCGCCCGGCGCGCGAAGGTGGAACAGACGCTGCGCGAGATGACGCTGCTGGCCGAACAGGACGCCCGCGGCATCCTCGAGCTGCAAGCCGCCTGCGAGGGCACGCCCCTGGTGCAGGTGCCGCGCTTCGAGCTGGACGTGCATGACATCGGCGCCCTGTGGCGCACCGGACGCTTCCTCATGGGTGAAGAGGTGATTCCCCTCCCGACGCCCCAGCTCGCGGCTGGCACGGGAACCCCATGACACGCGGCGTTGTCCTGGGACAATGGACCTGGAGGGGCCCCGCGGGCCCCGAGAAGCGGAGGACATGGATGTCGGCCACCTGGCGCAAATGGGTGTGGGTGGGAGTGCTGGGTCTGGTGGGCTGCCGGACGACGGGGTCCGCGGGCAGGGACACCTCGGGCGAGCCCCGGCGGGAAGTGCACTTCGACGCGGAGCGGGTGACGGGAAACGCGGAGCTCGCGGCGCTCAACGACGAGGAGCTCTTCGCGGCCGGGACGTCGGCCTTCGCGGCCAAGGACTTCGTCCAGGCGACGCTCTACTTCGAGCGGCTGGCGGACTTCCATCCCCAGAGCCCCCACCGGCGCGAGGCCATCTACCAGGCGGGACTCGCCCACGAGCGGCTGGAGCAGTGGGAGGCGGCGGCCCGGCGCTTCTCCGAGCTGGCCGACGCGAAGCAGGGCACCGGCGACGCGCTGGAGTCCGTCTTCCGCCTCGCCGAGACGCACTACCACCTGGAGCGCTACCCGGAGGCCGCGCAACTGCTGGCCACGGTCGCGGGACGCGAGGACCTGCCCGTGGGCAAGCGCCTGGAGGCCCAGGTGCAGCAGGGCGTGTGCGAGCTGGAGGCCGGACAGCCCGAGAAGGCGGAAGCCACGCTGCGCCACGCCATCTCCACCTACGAGGGGCTCGCGGACAAGGACGAGGTGCAGGACTACTACCCCGCCCAGGCCCACTTCTTCATCGGGGAAATCTACCGGCTGCGCTACGCGGACGTGGCGCTCGACCCGGGCAAGGGCGCCGATGCGCTCGCCAACGACCTGAACGACAAGGCCGAGCTGCTCCTGTCCGCGCAGGGCCACTACCTGCGTGCCATCCGCGTGGGCAATGGCCACTGGGCCACGGCCGCCGGCACGCAGATCGGCTCGCTCTACGAGGACCTGTACGAGAAGCTCGTGAACTCCCCGGCCCCCAAGGAGCTGGACGAGGAGCAGGCGGAGATCTACCGCGAGGAGCTGCGCCAGCGGGTGCGCGTGCTGCTCACCAAGGCCATCGACGTCTACGAGCAGACCCTGGAGGCGGCCGAGCGCATCGGCTCCCACAACACGTTCGTCGACAAGACGCGCCAGAGCCTGGAGAAGATGAAGGCGCTGCTGCTCCAGGACACGGAGAACGCCGCCCCCGCCGGCACCCCGCCCCGCTCCTGACCTGGGAGCACGGTGGCTGCTCCGGCCAGGCTCCTCCGGGTAGGCTCCACTTCCCATGGAGCCCCTCTTCACGCCCGAGCAGCTCGCCGAGATCAAGGCCTACCACCAGCCGCTCTACATCGGGAGCGCGGCGAGTCCACTGGTCTATGTCGGCGTCCTCGCCCTCATCCTCGGCGCGTTGGTGCGGCCCTTCCACCGGGGCGCCGAGGCCTGCGCGGCCTGGCTCTCCCGCCGGCTCGCCTTCCTCGAGACGGCCCCCGTCAGCCGCGTCATCCTCCAGGCCCTGGACCGGATCTGGGGTGAGCCGGGCTGGGGCACCGCGCTCCTCTTCGCGCTGTTCGTGGACCTCTTCATCCAGCTCGTCCACACCCCCTCGAACATCTACTTCGACTACGTGCTGGAGCACCGCTACGGCATGTCCACGTACACCCCACTGCGCTACGTGCTGGACGAGCTCAAGGGCCTGGCGCTCTCGGCCATCGCCACCTCCATGCTGGTGCTCGGGTTGTATGGACTGGCCCGCCGGGTGAAGCGCTGGTGGCTGGTGCTGGGCATCCCCTCGGCGCTGCTGCTGCTGGTCGCCTCGGCCCTGGATCCCTTCCGCGCGCAGCTCTACTTCGAGCAGGCCCCCCTGGAGCCCGGCCCCCTGCGCGAGCGCATCACCGCGCTCATGGCCCGCGCGCACGTGCCCTTCGAGGACGTCCGGGTGGAGAAGACCTCCGTGGCCAGCAAGCGCCTGCAGGCCTATTTCGCCGGCCAGGGCCCCACTCGCACCATCGTGCTCAACGACGTCATCGTGAAGGAACTCTCGCCCGAGGAGATCCTCGCCGCGGTCGCCCACGAGGCGGGCCACGTGCACGAACCGAAATGGCCAGGGCGGATCGCCTCCTCGGTGGCGCTGATCGCGCTCCTCTTCGCCATCGACCGGGTACTCCGGCTCTCGGCCAGGCGCGGGTGGTTTGGCACCACGCGCTTCGCCGACATCCGCACCCTGCCCCTGTTGTGGCTGCTCTCCTTCCTCGTCTTCTTCCTGAGCACGCCCGTGTCCGCCGCCTTCTCCCGCGAGCGCGAACGCGAGGCCGACCGCTACGCCCTCCAGCTCACCCGGGACCCCGCCGCCTTCCGGCGCATGCTCGTGAAGGCCGCCCGGGTGAACAAGATGGACCCCGATCCTCCGCGCTGGGCCGTCCTCAAGGGGCACAGCCACCCGCCTCTGAGCGAGCGGCTGGCGGCTGTCCCCCCCGCCCCTTGAGTCCGAACGGAGCCCCCCGCTCCACCCAGCCCCCCCCGCGCGGACGGCCTACGCCCGCGCCGCTTCTCCCTTCATCTTCTCCACCGCCGCCAGCGCGATGGCCTTCACCAGCGCCCGGGCCCGCCGTCCCGCCAGGGTCGCTCCCTCGGGATCCGCCTCCACGGCGTTGGCGATGTCGGTGAAGCCCTGCCGGTTGCCCTGCCGCAGGTACAGCTCGCCCCGGTTGACGAGCGCCACCGGATTGCCCGGATCGCGCTCCAGCGCCGCGCTGTACTCGGTGAGCGCCTCCTGCAGCCGGCCCAGCTTCTGGTACACCGTGCCCAGCGCCGCCCGGCTCGCCGCGTCGTGCGGATTGCCCGCCACCAACCCCTCGAAGAGGATGCGCGCCTCCTCGTGGCGCCCCGCCCCCGCCAGATCACACCCCACCCGGGCGATGGCCTTCGCCTCCTCGAACGTCATCCCCTCCACCTCCGCCCACGTCGCCTCCCCCCGCACGAACGCCTCGAGCTTCCGCACCGTCGCCGTGTCCATGGCCGCCCCCTCGTATTTGATGACCCGTCCCATCGCCCGGCTCACGCGCTGCGCATGTTGGAGAGGGCCGTCTTCGCCATCTCGTTGAACTTCATCGACATCGTGCTCATCATCTCGAACATCGTCTTGCGCTTCTCCACGAGCTGCTGCAGCCGCATGGACAGCCGGTCGATGTCACGCTGGGCCTCGGTGAGCGACTTCTCGTTGCCCTTCTCGTTGGAGATGCCCGCCTTCTTGTCCTGAGCCGCGGCGAGGCTGTCCATCGTCTGGAGGATCTCGTCGTCCATCTTCTCCGTGAGGTTCATGAGGATGGCGTTGATCTTCTCCTCCAGGCTCATGTTCGGATCGTTGATGATGCCCTTCACGCTCGAGCTGGCCGTCGAGCCCGATGTCGAACCCGACGTCGAGCCCCCCGTCGTCGGACACGGCTGCCCGGGAGGAGGCCTCGCCGTGCCGCCCGAGGCCAGCTCCGCCTTCACCTTGCCGATCTCCCCGCGCAGGTCCTGCACGCAGAACGCGTTGTCGTTCTTGAAGACCCGGCTGACTCCGCCCAGCAACCCCGTCGCGTCCGTCGAGACGTCGAGCCGCTCGAAGTAGCCCGGGTTCGCCACGAGGAAGCGCGCCGCCTCGCGCAGCTCGGGCGACACCCGGCGATCACCCGCGATGCGCTGGAGGTCCGACAGCCGCAGGTACCCCTCCATCTTTCCATCCGTCGCGTCGAGGTACTGGAAGTTGCGCTCCAGCGTCTGCAACGACTGGAGGTAGTCCTTCATCTCGGGGTCCAGCCGCCCCTCTCCCCCGCCCACCGGCGAACTCCCATGCGTTGGCCGCGAATAGCCCTCGCATGCCCGTGTGCTGTCCCTCGGTGGGCAGTACTCGGTGGACGCGGGCGGGTTCTTGCCCAGTTCCTGGGCCACGCCCTTCGCGCCGTCCATCGCCAGCATCACATTGCCCGTCGCCGCTCCCACCATCGCCTTGGCGGCGTTGGTGATGAGGGGGGGCAGGCCCAGCGCGTTGCCCAACGCGTCGACGATAAAGCCCCCCGACAAGAAGTTCGTCACTCCACCCAGGAAATCCCCGATGCCACCCATGACTCCTCCCGCGCGAAACGAGGGCTCCGTGCCCCCGAGCACCGCGACGTGTTGCGCGCCCGACGCATTGCAGCGGCGATGCCGCAGCCCAGGCGCCTCGCCAGGCCAACGAATTCAGCGGGTTGGCTCGGCCCATGCGCCAAGCGGCGTCCTGGGCACCGGACGGGGCGGTCCACGGAGAAGGATTGGGGTTAGATTGCGGCGCGCATGCGCACCCTGGGCCTCGACGTGGGCACCAAGACGATCGGCGTCGCCGTTTCAGACCCCCTGGGCCTCACCGCCCAGACGGTCACCACCATCCGGCGAAGTGGCCTCAAGGCGGACCTCGCCGCGCTCAAGGCGCTGGTGGAGGAGTACGAAGCCCAGGGCTTCGTCGTCGGGCTGCCGCTCAACATGGATGGGAGCGAGGGACCGCGCGCCGAGGCGACTCGCAAGTTCGTCGACGTGCTCACCCAGACGTTCGGCCTGCCCGTGGAGCTGTGTGACGAGCGCCTGTCCACCGTGGCCGCCCAGCGAACCCTGCTCGAGGCGGATCTGTCTCGTGCCAGGCGTCGCGAGGTCATCGATCAGATGGCCGCCCAGTTCATCCTCCAGGGCTGGTTGGATGCCCGGAGCATTGCTCGGGCCACGAACGTCCATGCCGATGAGGACGACGACCCGGAGGAGTAGGCACACGTCGCGGGCGTCTCGTTGACTGCTCGCCGAGGTCATCCGCGAGGGGACGAGGAAGCAGCGGGGAAGGCCGCCCTGTTCCTTGCGCGCGCATGTCCATCTTCCAGGAACAGGGGATTCCCCTGTCTTTCGACGAGGTGGGCCATGGCGGTGACAACTCAAGAAGGGGTTCGAGTCAACATCATGCCGAGCGCTCCCATGACGGTGCGCTGGGGAGCGATCTTCGCGGGAACGGTGACCGCGCTCGGCTTGTGGGCGCTGCTGTACACGCTCGGGTTGGCGTTGGGCTTGTCCTCCATCAACCCGGCGGACGCGGGAAGCGCGAGGTCCTCCGGCATCTTCACGGGTATCTGGGGGCTGCTCTCTCCCCTCATCGCCCTCTTCGTGGGCGGCATCGTGGCCGGGCGCGGAGCGGGGATTCAGAGCCGGGCGAGCGGAGGCATGCACGGACTCGTGATGTGGGGACTCACCACGCTCATGGGCATCTGGCTGCTGGGCAACGCGCTGTCCTCGGTCGCCGGAGGCTTGTTCTCCGTGGGCAAGACGGCGGTCCAGGCCACGGGGGCCACCGTGGCGGCGGGTGCTTCCCAGGCGGGTGAAGTGGGAGAACTGGCACGCAGCTTCGGCCTCGATGCCAATGATGCCCTGCGCCCCATCAACGAGCGCCTGATCGCCGAGGGCAAGCCCACCGTGACCGCCGAGCAGCTCGAGGCCGCGACCCGGGACGTGGTGGGCACCGCGGTGCGCGAACAGCGGATCGACCGCCAGAGCCTGCTCCTGGCCATCACCAACAACACCGACCTCTCCCGCTCGGACGCCCAGGAGGTCGCCATCCGCGTGGAGAATCAGTTCAACGCCTTCCAGGACAAGGTCAACCAGGCGGCCCAGAACATCCAGACAGGCGCGCTCAAGGCCGCGGACACCACGGGCAAGGTATTCTGGGGCGCCTTCGGCGCGCTGTTCCTCGGCCTCATCTCCGCCATCCTCGGCGGCATCGTGGGCATGAGCCGGCACCAGAGGGAGCTCGTGGAGGGCTCGCGCATTCCGTCCGAAGGCACGCTGCCGCCCACCCGCCGGGAGGTCTACCCGTAGGCGGCGCCCCGAAGCTCAGCGGCGCCGGTACACGTGCAGCGGCGGGGAGAAGCCGTCGAGCTCAGCGTACTCCACGCCATCGAGTACCAGCGTGCGTCCCCCGTCCCACTTCACGCCCGGGTCCTTCACCAGCCGGCCCTGCTCGAAGCGCACGAGGTACTCCGGCTGGGCGCGGCGCAGGTGATCGCGGAAGGTGGCCCAGCGCACCCGGGCGAGCCGCTCATCGTCCAGGCCGGAGAAGAAGGCGAGCTGGAGGTCCATGTAGTTCGGATCCTCGTCGAGCACGGCCGCGCCGCCCTTGGCGGCGACCTCGTCCTTGAGGAAGCGGGCCACCTGCATCAGGGGCACCGGGTTGGTGGAGGTGGGGCTCACGGGCCGCAGGCTGTCGCGCAGGCCGCCATCGGCGCGGAACGTGTAGAGGCCCATGGCCACGGGCACCGCCACCGCCAGCACCGCGCACACGCCGGCCAGGGCCCGGCGCACTCCGGCCCCGCGCGAGCCCACGCACGCCTCGAAGCCAGACCCCACGAAGGGAATCAGCAGCGCGAGCTCCGTCACGGTGAAGCGCCCGAGCGGCTGGAAGTCCAGCAACACCGCGGCCCGGAAGGTGAAGTACGCGGTGGGCACCACCGCCGCGAGCGTCAGCCAGCGCACGTCCGGCCGCGTGCGCCACGTGCGCCACATGCCCACCATGCCCAGCAGGGCCACTCCGGGCGACAGGGTGAGCAGCGCCATGGCGGGCCAGAAGGCCAGACTCTCCAGGCGGTAGCGCCACGGACCCACCCGGGCGATGCCGTCCTTCACCCAGGCGTCATGGAACTGCTCCACCGCGCGGATGGGGAAGAAGGGATCCCCATGCGCCATCTCGTTGCCCTGCATCCACAGCAGCGGAAACGGCAGACACACGATGCCGAAACCCACCGCGCGCGTGAGGCCGGCGATCCGGTCCGGCCCCCAGAAGAGCAGCGCCAGGCACAGCAGCGGCATGAACAGCCAGGCGTCGTAGCGCGTGGCGCACGCCAGGTTGAGCACCGCCGCCGCCCCGAAGAGAGGGCCCATGCGGTTCTCGTCCAGTCCCTGGGCCACCAGCGCGAACACCCACAGCATGAGGAAGAGCGAGAGCGCCTCGCTGGCGGCCGTCGTGGACATCTGCAGGTGCATGCCCCAGACGCTCAGCGACAGCCCCGCCACCATGCCCGCGCGCCAGCCGAACAACCGCCGGGTGAGCGAGAAGAGGGGCACCACGGCCAACACACCGAACAGCAAGCTCACCAGGCGGCCCGCGAGCGCCTTGTCCGCCACCACCTTGAGCGCCGCCCCCACGAGATAGAGGTGGAGCGGACCGAACTGGTAGGTCCCGTCTCCGTAGGACGTGATCACGTGCGGCTCACGTGCCCAGCGCTCGGCGAGTTCCGTGCGCGCCACCGCGTCCCCGTAGAAGTTCTCGTTGAAGGGCATCAACACCAGACGAGGCAGCAGCGCCGCGGCGATCAGCAGACCAATCAGCAGCCGGGTGGAGGGATCCGGCGCGGCATCGGGCACCGCGGAGAGGGGGGACGAAGCGCCTGGAAGGCGCGAGGGCGGGGAGGAAACCGGCGAGGCGGACGACATGAGGGCGCGGAGAATACGCAGGCGCGGCCCAAAACCAAGGGACCACCTCCCCAGAGTGGACCTTTTCTCAACCCCCTACCCTGTTGCCGGGCGGCGCCCATGTGCGTGTAGAAGGCCCCCCGGACGCCCCGAGCGTTGTGTTCCATGGCGCGCATGCCCGGGAGCAACCGCGTCTTTTCACGTGGCGATGTGTTACGCAGCGCCCCGTTCGACCCTGGCCCCGTCGCCGCCCCGGCTCCTGGAGCGGTGAAGGGAAACCCAGCTCTCCGACCCTGGCATGGACGCGACCCCTCCACAGCGCCCCGGCTCCCCCACCCCTCAGGGCCCGCCCCCTCGAAGCCCTGGTTGGCCCGCGCTGCCCGCACTCGCCGGGTACGCCGCAGCGCTGCTCTCCGTGGTCCTCATCGCCGGCCTCTTCCTGCGCTCGAGCCACGCACTGACCGAGGCCTCCTTCCGTCTGGCGCGCACCCTGGACTTCATCAACGAGGCAGACCACCTGATCGCCCTGGTGAAGGAAGCGGAGACGAGCCAGCGCGGCTATCTGCTGCTGCGCGAGGAGCGCGCCCTGGCCGCCTACGAGGAAGCACGGCGGCTCATCGGCCCCTCCCTCGATCGCCTGCGCGCCCTCTCGCCAGATGACGCCCGCCAGCGGGAGCGGCTCGACCGGATGGACTCGCTCATCCAGCGGGAGTTCGCATCAATGGATCGGCCCCTCGCGCTCATGCGGGCCGGCAAGCCGGACGCCGCGCTCCAGTCGCTGCGCGCGGAAGCGGAACAGCGCGGGATGGACGAGTTGTGGAAGGTCGAACGGATGATGGACCAGGAGGAGGAGCGGCGCCTCGCGGAGCAGAACGCGGAGCTGGCCCGGGCCTCCGAACAGGCCGACCTCATCGTCCTGGGAGGCAGCGGCTTCCTCCTCGCATTCCTCGGCATCGCCGCGTTCAGTTCCCGGCGCGACATGCGCCTGCGGGAGCGGGAACAGCTCGAGCGCGAACGGGCGCGCACGCGGGAGCACGAAACCCGGATGGAGGCGGAGGGCGAGCGGCAGCGCCTGTACTACCAGCGCATCATCCTGCAGGTCCCCGCCGCGGTGGGCCTGTTCCGGGCGGCGGATCGGCGCTGCGAGCTGGCCAACCCCGCGCTCGTGAAGCTCTACGGCGGCCGGGAGTTGGAGGGCCGCACCGCGCGCGACGTCCTCGCCGAGCCCCCGGGCGGCCGCCTCGTCGAGATGTTCGACACGGTGCTGAGCACCGGGCAGCCCTATACGACCAATGGCTATCGCCTCGTGCTCGAGCGCGCCACGGATGGCCGGACGTCCGAGTCCTTCGTCAACCTCACCTACCAGCCCCTGCAGGATGCACGCGGGCAGGTGGATGCCGTGCTGCTGTTCGCGGTGGAGGTGACGGAGCAGGTGGGCGCGCGGCGCGCGGCGGAGGAGGCCCTGTCCCAGCGCCAGCGGGCGGAGACCGCGCTGCGTGAGAACGAGGCCCACCTGCGGCGGACCCTGAAGGCCTCGGACGTGGGCTCCTGGGAAGCGGACCTGCGCACCCGGCGCGTGGTGTGGTCCGCCCACGCCGAGGCGATGTCCGGCGTGGCACCCCACACCTTTCCGGGCACCGTGGACGCCTTCCTGGCGCTCGTCCATCCCGAGGATCGCGCGCTGCTGGCCCAGCGCCTGACGCCCTCGCCCAATGACCCGGGCGAGTTCCGCTTGGAGTACCGCGTCCTGCGCGCGGACGGCGGTGTGCGCTGGCACGAGAACCGGGGCCGCGTCCTGTTCGACGACGCCGGACAGCCGGCGAAGCTCGCCGGCGTGCTCCTGGACATCACCCAGCGCAAGCTCGCCGAGCAGTCGCAGCGCGAGTCGGAGAACCGCTTCCGCATCCTCGCGGAGACCATCCCCCAGCTCATCTGGATGTCGCGCGCGGATGGGGCGGCCGAGTACTTCAACCCGCGCTGGTACGAGTACACGGGACAGACCCCCGAGCAGGCCCGGGGAGATGGCTGGATGCGCGCCCTGCACCCGGACGACGTCGCGCCCACGCTCGCGACGATGCGGCGCGCGGTCGCCAGCGGAGAGCCCTATGTCGTCGAGTACCGGCTGCGCCGGGGCCCGGACGCGGCCTACCGCTGGTTCATCACGCGGGGCCTGGCCCTGCGCGACACCGCGGGCAACTGCACCCACTGGATTGGCGCCAGCACGGATATCGACGACCAGAAGCGCGGCGCCGAGTCCCTGCGCTTCCTCTCCGAGATGAGCGGCGTGCTGGCGGCCTCGCTGGATCACGCGGAGACCCTCCGGCAGGTGGCCCGCCTCGCCGTGCCCACGTTGGCCGACTGGTGCATCGTGGACGTGATGGGCGAGAAGGAACTCATGGAGCGGGTCGAGGTGGCCCACGCCGACCCCGCGCTCTCGGACCTCGCCGACACCCTGCGGCGCTTCCCCCCCCGGCCCTCCTCCACCTCCCCCGCCACCCAGGCGATGCGCACGGACCAGACCTTCTACCTGGCCGAGGTGACGGGCGCGAACCTGCAGCACTTCACCCTCGAGGCCGAGCACCTGCGCGTCGCGCTGGCGCTCAAGCTGCGCTCGGTCGTGTCCGTACCGCTGCTGGCGCGAGGCCGCACGCTCGGCGTGCTGACGTTCCTCACCACCTCGCTCTCCGGCCGCCGCTACGAGCGCGGCGACGTGCTGCGGCTCGAGGAGGTGGCGCACCGCGCGGCGCTCGCCATCGACAACGCGCGGCTCTTCTCCCTCGCCCGCACGGAGCGCGAACGGGCCGAGGAGGCCAACCGGCTCAAGGACGAGTTCCTCGCCACCGTCAGCCACGAGCTGCGCACGCCCCTCACGGCGATGATCGGCTGGCTGAAGCTCCTGCGGGATGGACGCCTGCCCCCCGCCAAGCATGCGCGCGCGCTGGAGACCGTGGACCGCAACGCTCACGCCCAGGCCCAGCTCATCGAGGACCTGCTGGACGTCAGCCGCATCGTCTCCGGCAAGCTGCGGCTGGAACCCCAGCCGGTCCACCTGGCGGGCATCATCCAGGCGGCCATGGAGTCCATTCGTCCCGCGGCGGAGGCCAAGGGCATGCGCTTGAACGCCGAGTTCGACACCTGGGACGACGTGGTGATGGGGGACGCGAGCCGCCTGCAGCAGGTGGTGTGGAACCTGCTGTCCAACGCGGTGAAGTTCTCCCCCGGAGACCACGACGTCTGGCTGAGGCTGCGGCGCGAGGACGGCGCGGTGGAGCTGGCGGTGGAGGATGAGGGTCCGGGCATTCCCGAGGAATTCATGCCCCACCTCTTCGAGCGCTTCCGCCGGCTGGAAGGAAGCAGCACACGCCAGCATGGGGGTCTGGGACTGGGGCTCGCCATCGTGCGTCACCTGGTGGAGTTGCACGGCGGGACGGTGCACGCCACCAGCCGGGCACCGGGCCGGGGCGCCGTCTTCACCGTCCGCCTGCCACCTTCTCCGTCCTCTCTCGCGCCGGAATCCTCCGGGCCCTCCACGCCCTCGAGCGCCCCCACCACCTGGCCCGCCCTGGCCGGGCGGCACATCCTCGTCGTGGATGACCAGGACGACAGCCGCGAGATGCTCCGGTTGGTGATGGAGGACCACGGGGCACGTGTCAGCACCGCCGCCTCCGCCCAGGAGGCCCTGCGCGTGCTCGCCGTCGAGCGGCCCGACCTGCTCGTCTCGGACATTGGCATGCCCGGCGAGGACGGCTACGCGCTCATCAACCGGGTGCGCGCCCTGCCCCCCACCCAGGGAGGGACGATTGGCGCGGTGG from Cystobacter ferrugineus encodes:
- a CDS encoding ArsA family ATPase, translating into MGALFDKRLWIVSGKGGVGKSTVAAALALRSARAGRRTLVCEVNTQERISGLLGHRPVGPQVTALEANLWAVDVRPQEAMREYALMVLRFETLYKTVFENKVVRYFLRFIPSLQELVLLGKILFHAQEKRPDGQPLWDTIVMDAPATGHAITFLRVPQVLMQTVPPGPMAREALKMKDLLEDPAVTAAVLVSLPEDMPVNETLELHAALRDQVRVRTHAAVLNATFPERFTEDDLEALVDHPELLQLARAHHARAAQTVLAQLKLERNLHVPVHSVPRIFTPCFDRSAIEQIMTHLEPLVTGKAAP
- a CDS encoding ArsA family ATPase, whose translation is MNALSEALASKRVLVSVGSGGVGKTTVSATLALRAAVDGRSSLVCTIDPAKRLANSLGLNALGNVEAEVPASALEPLGITARARLHAMMLDMKQTWDDLIVKNAPADKREKILANRFYQSLSSALAGSQEYVAMEKLWELRTQRDYELIVLDTPPTAHALDFLEAPNRVLDFLDNEAARWLLTPALAAGKVGLSLFNLGSSYMAKTISRFTGTETLQELAAFMLSIAPMNESFRVRARGVRELLEAEQTGFVLVTSPGRERLDEVVHFHELLEQNEMETVAVVVNRVHPMPSPSLWEEAQSLVPARRAKVEQTLREMTLLAEQDARGILELQAACEGTPLVQVPRFELDVHDIGALWRTGRFLMGEEVIPLPTPQLAAGTGTP
- a CDS encoding tetratricopeptide repeat protein, whose amino-acid sequence is MSATWRKWVWVGVLGLVGCRTTGSAGRDTSGEPRREVHFDAERVTGNAELAALNDEELFAAGTSAFAAKDFVQATLYFERLADFHPQSPHRREAIYQAGLAHERLEQWEAAARRFSELADAKQGTGDALESVFRLAETHYHLERYPEAAQLLATVAGREDLPVGKRLEAQVQQGVCELEAGQPEKAEATLRHAISTYEGLADKDEVQDYYPAQAHFFIGEIYRLRYADVALDPGKGADALANDLNDKAELLLSAQGHYLRAIRVGNGHWATAAGTQIGSLYEDLYEKLVNSPAPKELDEEQAEIYREELRQRVRVLLTKAIDVYEQTLEAAERIGSHNTFVDKTRQSLEKMKALLLQDTENAAPAGTPPRS
- a CDS encoding M48 family metalloprotease, which encodes MEPLFTPEQLAEIKAYHQPLYIGSAASPLVYVGVLALILGALVRPFHRGAEACAAWLSRRLAFLETAPVSRVILQALDRIWGEPGWGTALLFALFVDLFIQLVHTPSNIYFDYVLEHRYGMSTYTPLRYVLDELKGLALSAIATSMLVLGLYGLARRVKRWWLVLGIPSALLLLVASALDPFRAQLYFEQAPLEPGPLRERITALMARAHVPFEDVRVEKTSVASKRLQAYFAGQGPTRTIVLNDVIVKELSPEEILAAVAHEAGHVHEPKWPGRIASSVALIALLFAIDRVLRLSARRGWFGTTRFADIRTLPLLWLLSFLVFFLSTPVSAAFSREREREADRYALQLTRDPAAFRRMLVKAARVNKMDPDPPRWAVLKGHSHPPLSERLAAVPPAP
- a CDS encoding tetratricopeptide repeat protein, whose translation is MGRVIKYEGAAMDTATVRKLEAFVRGEATWAEVEGMTFEEAKAIARVGCDLAGAGRHEEARILFEGLVAGNPHDAASRAALGTVYQKLGRLQEALTEYSAALERDPGNPVALVNRGELYLRQGNRQGFTDIANAVEADPEGATLAGRRARALVKAIALAAVEKMKGEAARA
- the ruvX gene encoding Holliday junction resolvase RuvX, which gives rise to MRTLGLDVGTKTIGVAVSDPLGLTAQTVTTIRRSGLKADLAALKALVEEYEAQGFVVGLPLNMDGSEGPRAEATRKFVDVLTQTFGLPVELCDERLSTVAAQRTLLEADLSRARRREVIDQMAAQFILQGWLDARSIARATNVHADEDDDPEE
- a CDS encoding ArnT family glycosyltransferase, which gives rise to MSSASPVSSPPSRLPGASSPLSAVPDAAPDPSTRLLIGLLIAAALLPRLVLMPFNENFYGDAVARTELAERWAREPHVITSYGDGTYQFGPLHLYLVGAALKVVADKALAGRLVSLLFGVLAVVPLFSLTRRLFGWRAGMVAGLSLSVWGMHLQMSTTAASEALSLFLMLWVFALVAQGLDENRMGPLFGAAAVLNLACATRYDAWLFMPLLCLALLFWGPDRIAGLTRAVGFGIVCLPFPLLWMQGNEMAHGDPFFPIRAVEQFHDAWVKDGIARVGPWRYRLESLAFWPAMALLTLSPGVALLGMVGMWRTWRTRPDVRWLTLAAVVPTAYFTFRAAVLLDFQPLGRFTVTELALLIPFVGSGFEACVGSRGAGVRRALAGVCAVLAVAVPVAMGLYTFRADGGLRDSLRPVSPTSTNPVPLMQVARFLKDEVAAKGGAAVLDEDPNYMDLQLAFFSGLDDERLARVRWATFRDHLRRAQPEYLVRFEQGRLVKDPGVKWDGGRTLVLDGVEYAELDGFSPPLHVYRRR